DNA from Salvelinus sp. IW2-2015 linkage group LG2, ASM291031v2, whole genome shotgun sequence:
GAGAGCTATGCACTCTTTTGCGGGTGATTTATCATGTGGGAGGGAGTAGTAAGCCCATCAGGCTCCAAAAATGTGCCTTTTTTGTTTTCAGGCACACATACTATGTAGGGTAAAACATGGTATAGCCTCAAATTACACAAACATTCAATATTATTTCCATACTTGTGATTATGTTGACATTGTGCAGGTTTCAGTCAACTATGAAAATAAAGGATGGCACAGTGTGTCTAGGCTAGCAATCAGATCTGAATATTAGCCTTTGCTTTTCTCGGTTTGTCCTCTTCAGACATCCCAAGGGTGACTGACTGTGCCACAGTTCTGACTAACACTGCTCTCATACATAGAGCAATTCTATATGGATGTGTTATGTGAGTGCTGTACTCTGATTTAATACCAAGGCATTTGGTATTGGTATCTAGGCGAAGGAAGGAGCCCTAGCCTTAATTCCAAGCGTTTTCTGTGCACGCTTGGCTGTGTGGATGAGTCATCCGTCACAGGAAGTGCACAGCGAGTGTGATTCACACTCTGTAATGCAATACCAGAATGCTGATGTTTATTTCGCCCCAGAGTTACGGATAAGTTGTCGGTATGACAGGCCAGGCGGCGAAAACCGAGCACTCCACAGTCCAGCAGACACAAAGGGCTATCGAGTGTTTCAGCCCCTGGGCAGCCCATTGTCACCCTTACTCTTTCAGCAAGGGAATTCACAATGTCTTTTTGGCCCAAGGTTTCTGATGGTTATGAGAGATATGAGACCGATTTGACCATTCATATGACAGTATCGCAAGTATCCTGTTGAAATTagacaataaaaaatattaaaaatgtaATACTATGCCCTCCAAATCCACCCACCTACAAATGGCTGTGGTAGACAGAAAACTAATAAAGAATGCACAGCCCCCCTGTATATTACCGTCTTGTTGCCACTGGTGATCTCATCATAAGGTATTGGCCCGTGGAGGGCTTGATTAAAAAGGGGGACGGGATGGGAGGAGGTAGTCACCACGGCAAAGTGCCTGTCTAAGTATGAGTAAGCCCTATAGCGGTATTCAGAGTGACATCAGTGCCTGAAACGATGGCATCCATTATGATTTTGTAACCATTCACTCAGCATATACCCTAATACAGCTACCACTACAGTACTACTAAAACCCTACAGTACTTCAAATAGCGTGTAAATTTGCATACAGATCCACGTGTACACCGCCCATCCCACctagctcagggccctgggtctgaactccctGTGCAAccgggtcctagacttcctgacgggccgaccccagggggtgagggtaggcagcaacacctccgccatgcttatccccacaggggtgtgtgctcaggtgctcctgcactccctgttcacctatgactgcgtggctacgcacaactccaactcaatcatcacgtttgctGATGAcccgacagtggtaggcctaattaacaacaacgacgagacagcctacagggaggaggttagagccctGGCGGAGACCGAAGAGGGAGCACGCCCTTATGCACATCGACgggccacagtggagagggtcaaaagcttcaagttccttggcgtacacatcactgaggacctgaaatggtcccaccacaccgattaaaaaaataaataataataatacaaatgttttaaatatattgttgaacataatatattCTACGgacatatcaaagttccagagtgggatctctgaTAGTTTTAAAGTTATGGCCCATTTTATACAGATAAATTGGCATAGTAGGCAATGTAACCAACCACAGCCCTCCTttgcacatcctgcaaatcaccagcagagggcaactattttgaatccattttcccattcactctgTTGACAATGCTTACAAATTGGATCATAATTctaaaagtagcagagatcccactctggaactttgatatgcctaTAGAATATATTATGtttaacaatatatattttttaaatctacatcTAAAATGTTGAATTTTATTATATTCATAAATGAGTTATTATGAAAGTTATTGAAGTTTAAAATATTACTGtttaatctgtaggtgctacaaagtaAACATCGAGCTGTAAAGCTTTATATGACACCAAAACAATTGACTTTGTAGCACCTAGAGATTAAACACCATGGAGTTTTTAAAGGAGGTCCGGGTAAGGCCAAAATCCAATAAATATCCCAACTTTGAGTAATTATTTCCCAGTTATGCtattagatacaaatgtcaaaaatatgtcaacaatccttccaaAGGACGACTCATTCTATGGATTACGTTTTGTGAAAATCCTGGGTTTCATGAGGGATCACTCCTGTCTTGTGTGGGATATATTTAGGAATATTCTTCTCAATAAGATCAATACTCCTTTTGTTATGTAGGATAGTTATATATTCCCAAAAGTGTTTGTAGTCAATTTGATTGTGTTACTTTTGACTTGTTTTTCAGGTTGGAATATATGGGACAGTGTCTGCTCTTATCCGTTATCAACTCTGGGATGATGTCATGCTGGCGGATCCTGCAACTATGAGTTCTAAGGTCGCAGCAGCTGCAGTTAGTGTCAGCCAGAACTCACGTCATCATATCATGACCAGATCCATCCAGATTTGTCCAATAGCAGATTCTGTGAACTGAAAGTGAAACGTCTCCATTGGTCTGCATTGGTCTGTGAGAGAGGTAGCTTGGGCAACTCTACTTCAAGTTCCCTCAGACCACTCATCCCAATGTCCCCAGGTCCCCCCACCACTACCATGGCCTCCTCACAAAGACATTGATGAAAATGGGGTTTTAAACATGTCGACAATAAACAGGATGGGGACGAAGGGCCTCAAAAGTCTGGTTCCACAGTGAACCTGTCCACGGAAYAGGCAGGCGACGGTGTGATTGGCAGTTGGCAGTTCCATCAGCGAAGCTGTTGTAGCTCATCCTCTCCTGGTTGGTCAGTTTACTCCTGWGAGACCCCAGGATGACGCACACTAGTCTGAGCTCTCTGACAAagttgtgatatctcacatcgcAAGGGTGTAGTTGTGCGGACCTAAGGAGTGGACAATGAACAGAACAAAGGAGGGGCTGTGTGCTGAGGGGAAGCCGCCCCCGGCTGAAGTCCCTATAGGTTGGCAGCGCAGAATCACCCACAGCGGGGTTGTCTACATAAGGTAAGACCTGCTCTACCTCTATTTAAACTAGCCTGTGGTCTCTCGTCTCCCCAATCGGAACTTAAGGTAATGAACTCTTTCCTTCTACAGTACCAATTTCTAATATTCACCCAATTGTCTTCTGCTCAATTTTTCATGTAACTTACCATTTGATATGGTGTGtttattgattaaaaaaaatatataaaggggTGCGGCAATAGCAGGAACAGTGGCATCTAGAGGGcaaaacctggtactttcacactaATTTATGGGGGGGGCAAGCGACTTATATGGCATATTTCTCTGAacagtggggggaaaaaacatcaccaagCTCACTATGAATAGATTACATAGTATGAATAAACAGTACTCCAAGCcgcagcttcatactacttgttaaacatagagaactgatactgtacacTGGCCGTTGGGGTGGGCTTGGTATGGGGTTTGGGGGGTCCATGGGTAGCTTTTGTCCATTAATTTGGAATCCTCACGTCTTAATCTTTGTTAAGAAGWGGTTCGGTCCAAATCGGATGATTGGTACTATGTTTATTGAGTAGTTTACGAATCCAACAAATTGAAATGGGCAATTTGGCTGCAATCAATTAACTTAATTTTTCAGGGATAAAATTatctttcaacaaaataatgttgcaggaatgcttatcttatctgtttctaactacagaaacaatttcagatgAATCTGGGATGGTGGGTGacaatcctctttcttgtgctttttgaggtggaacgacttGTCATATCTGTCTTTTACCCTAATAAGGCTGACCATTAATGCTGTAGTCCATGACCTTTATTGAAAGGCAGACAAAAGTCACTTCTATCCATTTTCTGTCCATGGGGTTGAAGGGAAGTGTTTCAACACCAGAGCTAGTCAAGCATAACACCTTCCAGAGAGTCTAAtattacctccctccctcttcataTGAAGTATATTCCCTCTCTGGTGGGCAGATCTGGGCTACATGGCCTTGAGCAGAAGAATGTTTGAGATCAGTGACTGTCTCATACAGAGAAAATTGTCCTCTGAAAAACTATGAAATGCTGTCGGGAGCCATGTTTTATGGCACCATAATTCCACCCACCAGCTGCTTTTCTCTCCCTTAATTTCATTGAGTTTgaaatgaatgtgtttttttttactttcgaACCAAGCCTTTTAAGCTGATGGCACTTGTCATTATAAAGGTGAGCTGTTTTCATGGTATTGTGTTCCTCCTATGTTTTGGGAGATTAGCTTTTTTGCTGTGACTGACTACTTTATCCAGGTCATTTGATATAATTGAATGTGTATGGTTTTGTCCGAAATGGTACCTTATTCCCCCCcgtatagcgcactacttttatCCAGAACCACTATAGGCCTACTGTGGGAATAGGGGGGCATTTCAGATGCAAACTGTCTTTTTTATTTAGCTATGGTTGTTCTATGCTGTTACATTGGTCACTCACAATCTCTCCTCTTCCACATTCCAGTCCCAGTGGCTTAGTCCtagcctgtctggagcaggtGAAGAGCTACCTGCTGACTGATGGCACCTGTAAGTGTGGCCTGGAGTGTCCTCTCATCATTCATAAGGTGAGCAAGCCTGAATGTGGGGCCACTCCTGGTAGATGGGTCATTAAGTTCAAAGGAAAATGcactacacacactactgaaCACTAACAGACTTCTTACTGTAGCCaggactggaggagagaggaagtaacACGTGTATTGATAAGAGTAGGCACACACAGACGCTAACATCTTTCACTCCCCTCAGATATTCAACTTTGACACCGGGGCGGCTGTCAAGCAGAGGACTGCTGAGGATGCCAGAGCCGATGCGAATGTCACCAAGCTGTGTATCCACAAGAGGAAGGTCATCACCGTGGCAACCCTGCACAGGAGCATGGAGTCACCACACCCCGCTCTGGCCAGTCAGGGTGTTGGCACTGGTATGTGGAAGAAATATTGTCATTCTGAGATGCAAACTAGCTRCCTAGGAAAGATCCATCCATTTGTGTGACTTATGAGACATTGAACTTCATAATCAATCAATATCTGATCAAATTCTGAAATAGGCCTAAACACCAGTCCTTTATGATATTTAGCATAAGGGCGTCATTTGATGATGAATGCCAATGTCACTTAATGGCTTTTACTCTCCAATCTGTGTCACTTGATATAATGACACGACAATCTGTGCATTCTCAGCAAGTTTTGTTCTGTTTTAACATATTGCCATATAGAAATTTTAAATGAAAGAGAATAACCTTATGACCTATTGAGACCAGCTCAGACAGAAATCATCTGCTCTGTGCAGTATTTTCACAGCAAAGGACTGCAGTGAATTGCTGCTCTATCAGCATGTTATAAAAAAGAAGCGAAAATGTGACGCTGTCTGAAGAACATGCATACACATATCATTTGGATTCAACTGTCTGCTTAGCTGCTGTTTTATGTTTGTTCTAAAGATCGGGTTTCTGTTGTCAATTCAGAACTGTTTTTGGTTTatttgttttgggattttctgtAAGGTCTSAATTGACGATGCTGAATTAATTACATATAATTATCTCATCTGAGACGATAAAAGTAATTTCAAAGATTGATACAAGTTTACTTTGCTTTGCAGGCGCTGCAGCTATGGGTCCTTTGAGTCATCAAGCAATAAGGAACAATATGCACAATGGTCCACCCAACTCTGTGGCTCTTGATGGCAGGAATCCcaacaagacaggaatgtcagtttcTGGTCAACAGTACTATAACCATGAACTGGGTTCTCCCCCTCAGAGGGATCTGTACTTGGGGTACAGCAGGACAAGGCTGGGGGGCAGCGAACACAGTAGCCAACAACGGTCACCCTATCACAGCCGCCACCGTGTCCTGCTcagcccctcctcctccacctcatgTTGCTCACAGCATTATGGTGATAGGGTTCCCTCCCCAAGGACTGAACCTCTGGGGAGTCCTGACCCCAATATGCTTGGTTTTCATGGAGCTTGCAGCCCAGGCTCTGTCCATATGAACGGTGATCGTTTTACCCGTCTCTCACCACCCAGTATCCTGCACCACGGCTCGCCTTCGGCCTCCCAGCCCTCGTGTGCCATGTCAGGAAGGACTAATGTACCAAATTCCCCTGCCGTCAATGCCAAAAGCCTCAATATGCAGAAGCCCTCCTGCAGCTTCCCCCACGACTTTCAACACAAGCCCCAGCCTGCATGCCACCCACAGTCGCACTTTTCCCTGTCTCAGCTCCCTCCCTGCATCCTGCAAAAAAAGCAGGTGACCTCTGAGAAGGACCCTCTTGGTATCCTGGACCCAATTCCAAGCAATGCTCCTAGCCAGGGTCCCTTAGTGCcaaacatatctggcctccaacACAATGCCCAATCTCAGGTACCACCAATGAATGTAAACATCCCCCCTGCCAGTGTCCCTTTGCCCAGCAACCTGCCCTTGCCAACTGGGAAGTCTGGACCTGTTGGGCATGGCCATAGGGTCCAGCACCCCCCTACCCTGTCATCCGCCTCATCCTCACCTATCATGTCCTCAGCACATATGGCTGGGCCTGTTCTCGCCAAGGTGGAGTCACCCCACCGCTCACGTTGCTTATCCAGTTCTTCTGAACATGGTAGCTTCGCTCACCCCACGGGGCTCCAGGTTCCTTGTGGGGTTTCAAAGCCACTTCCCCGGTCTTCTCAGGCCTCATCGGGGTCCCCTCGACCTGCAATGCCACGAAGTTCTGCATATAAGATGGACAAACTCCATCACTTGAACGATACCCCCAACCAACTGCCAGGGGGGATGAACATTGGTCTAAGCAGGCATCCCAACTCCATGTACCGTCCAGCTCCCGGATCTGATAGTATCCTTCAAAAGAATCACTCGGTAGGTATGCCCCTTAACCAGATGTTAGATCAGCAGAATCCTGCTTCCTTCCCAGCAAGTAGTCTACTTTCAGCAGCAGCGAAAGCACAGCTAGTAAATCAAAACAAACATACCGACAGCACATTGGATGCAAACGCAGAGGCTCGCAGTGGCAGCAGTTTGGGACACCCAGGGCTAGTTGGTGGAGGCAGAGGTCGGAACCTAGATGGACACAGCACTTTAAACCAGAGATATCTACCTAATCCTGGGCCGTTGGCGAGCGAATTTCAAAGCGGAAGAGCAGCACTAAGAGACAAACTCATGGGTATGGTTCAGCAGAGAGAGGCAAATCGCAAGCGCAAACTGTCCAGTGATGGCAGCAGTGGTGGCATCAACAATGACAGGGCTTTCGACGTGCTCAAGCATCCGATGGGTGGCTCTGGATCTAGTTCATCTAGCTTTCCAGAGACATTGAGGAGAATGTTGCAGCAGGGTTGTTTGCCCCCAAACACCTCCATGGCCCAGCTACTCCAGTCCATGAGCCACCAAAGTGCCCACAATGGGCCAAGCCACGTGGGCCAAAGCCCGCCCAGATCTGGCAAATCTCCCTTCTTGGAGGAAGCTTTGCCTCAGATGTCGACTTTGCAGCAGAGCTTGCAGGGGCATCATATCCAGGGCAGAGCGAAGATCCGTGGCTTCCAGAACATGAACAGTGAAGGTCAGATTTCAGGCCAGGATCTAAACATGGAGCAGTTCAACAGGCCAATGAACCAAATGCAGGACCCCGCCTTAACTGGAAACTTTGAGGTGTTGGGTTACAATGGTGGACAACATGCAGCCATGGGGTCGATGCAGGGAAACCCAAACCCTCACCAACAGCAGCAGTTTGGACTTTATCAGAAACCATCCCAGGCGCAAGGCAACCCCCAAATCAGAGGCAGGGCAGGATTGCCTCCCATGATGTCCAATGGCGGGGTCCAAGCCCTCTCTGAGTCAGGTAAGCAGCTGTTTCTCCTTGATTTTGTTGACTATTGTCTTCTTATCCTAGGTGTAGCAAAATCATAGATTTATATTATGTTTTATGTCAATAGTCTCTATTTATATACATTTGTGTGATAAAGCAAGGGCTGCAATGTGTGTTGTGCCCCTTTGTGGCGAACATTGGTAGTTTTTGTCTATTGAAAATAATTGGATATAGCCTACTTTATTACAATGATCCATCTAGATGTTtggggcaaaaaaaaacattgtgaaTTAGGCTACTACCTTATGAATATGGCCATCTTTTTGCATAGAACTATTTATCCTTGTCATTAAATTCAGTCTCATGTTGTTGCCGTCTTTGTCACTTGCGCTCTTTaagtatcttttatcaaagtgcTGACAGCAAAACATTTTCTGCTGCACAGCCAAATGAAAGTGAGCTATTTAAAGCCAGCGTGCAAGACCTCTTTAAAggcaaaaatgttttacaaacaggcagacaaaaatgtTCAGATATGTTTTTCTACTTGTTTCTCACATCAGACCTTATTTTTCCTGCTTTTTTGTTCTTGTTCTAatttatttaacccattttcAGCTGAACTTAGTCATATTCTCAAACAATGATTTAACTTAAAGCCTCAGACACACCAAGGATACTGGTGTGTTGTCACCCATGGATAAGCCTCGTTAAAAGgcttgtccgatttcaaaaaagcttttttcggcgaaagcagaacatatcattatgttaggtcagcaactagtcacagaaagcatacagcgattttccaaccaaagagaggagtcacaaaaagcWGAAATATTGATKAAATMaatcactaacctttgatattcttcatcagatgacactcccgggacaacatgttacacaatacatgtatgttttgttcgatcaagttcatatttatatctaaaaacctcagtttacatttggctttgcatccaaaacatcccgtgaatttgcacagagccacgtcaaattacagaaatactcataataaacattgataaaagatacaagtgttattcacagatttaaagatatacttctccttaatgcaaccgctgtgtcagatttcaaaaaaactttacggaaaaagcaaaccatgcaataatcacgctcagagaccaacacaacccaagaagatatccgccatgttggagtcaacataagtcagaaatagcattctaaatattcacttaccttcgatgatcttcgtcagaatgcactcccaggaatcccagttccataataaatgtttgatttgtttcataaagtccatttatgtccaaattcctccttgttgttcgcgcgttcagtacacaatctaaactcacgacgcgcgggcaggtccaggcaaaagttcagacgaaaagtcatattacagtccatagaaacatgtcaaacgatgtatagaatcaatctttaggatgtttttaacataaatcttcaataatgttccaaccggagaattcctttgtcttcagaaaaccaatggaacagagctcgctctcacgtgaacgagtgtcacgagctcaaggcattctggcagacctctgactcattcccctatcattcggccccacctcacagtagaagcatcaaacaaggttctaaagactgttgacatctagtggaagccttaggaagtgcaacatgacccatatcccactgtatcttcaatagggaatgagttgaaaaacgaccaacctcagatttcccacttcctggttggatttttttctcaggttttgccagccatatgagttctgttatactcagacatcattcaaacagttttagaaacttctgagtgttttctatccaaatctactaataatatgcatatattagcaactgggactgagtagcaggcagtttactctgggcacgcttttcatccaaatgtgaaaatgctgccccctatctaTAACAAGTTAAGCGATGTTTGGCTTGTGTGTGCTGTAGATAGCGAATGTTAGCTAATAAGAAAGTTGTgctaatgttgctagctagctagaatttgtattaaacccttgttgatactagccagatgggCACAACTAGATAACCAGTGTAGTTAGCAACATAATTAAATAGCAAGGGATTCATTTTTGAATAAAGCAACTGCCTGTTAGCTGCCGAGAGTCCGCGCAgtacgtaaactcactcacttttgtatatcgccttggtccgtacaattgaccttattttagcgccccataAACGTAAtgcttccagatcaactgtaatatcagTACCGTTgcaaagcacaatttctcccctttccaacaaaattaaTGACATGACCTCCAAGCTGCCCATTTGtgcataattcaagaaggcaatgagctccgtcgggtctttttaaaaatggcgggtggggaagcgaaactaatgcatggtagtgagaaggagaggagatgtgtgggaaaacgtatttttttttcactcgatctgtccaacttatcaccttatcgcctctaaaatgtaaataaaacactataaagagtttatacaatgtgtcattacatacctatttgaaggtttgtgtctaATTTTTTCCCGGgattttagggcggtgctaaagtgatcttcagaagtaaacagcggctttgagagtcatgatcgcttacagtgatgacgcaaaaaatgacttgGTATCCCCCCTTatccccgtcactgtccatttcttgtttttaaactgtacgttacggcatgacacgtcacgatgtaatggagggtcagtttttttctacttttctccaatactatagagccattaccatgtcgatcagcgcttgaatagaaacgtagttcacaccccagattttgaagtcaacacagtcgctacagtcccattagttttctttgcagcctcgtttgaatgtcgcggttgcgcacatttgtatggaatggggtgagtttacgttagctagctagctattttgtgCTAATTTCCAAATGGTGATGCTAATCGTTTAGCTAACTTTAGTTTAGCTAGCAAGCGAACTGACATTGGTAGTATGCGGTAATGGTGAGTGAATTACAGTATTTATTAATATTGCTAGattgctagatagctagcttggtaaagcatttagtgttgtgtgcaatGTGCTGCACTTACCACCCCATTTGTTTcatatgaagtgtgtgtgactgCCTGGCTCATTTAGCAAGCTAacgtctgctagctagctaactaatgagcAAGTTCACATTTATCAgacctaacaacaacaacaacaacaacaaagttcAAGCACAAAACTTATTAGCTCGATTTAAAAGATGTAGACTTGCTCTAGGAAAAAAAGGTGTATTATGCAGCTTTAATGTTTTAGTAAAAACAATATTGTTGAAAAGGGGTTGGATTACACTGGGAAAAGTGCCCTCTTGTGTAATATTGATTTAATTGCTGGGATGGTTTGCCCTTAATGGTTTTAGGTGGTTGGGAGGATGAGTGGGATATAAACTCTGCCACCAGATTaaaatacacagaacaaaagtataaacgcaacatataaagttttatcccatgtttcaggagctgaaataaaagatcccagaaaatgtccatatgcacaaaaagcttatttctctcaaatgttgtgcacaaatttgtttacatccctgttagtgagcatttctcctttgccaagataatccatccacctgacagatgtggcatatcaacaagctgattaaacagcatgatcattacacagatgtggcaagttttgagggagtgtgtaattggcatgctgactgcaggaatgtccaccagagctgttgcctgataatttaatgtttatttctctaccataaggtgACTCCagtgtcattttagagaattttgcagtacatccaaccagcctcacaaccgcagacgacgtgtatggcgttgtgtggatgagcggtttgctgatgttcacaacgctgacagagtgccccatggtggcggtgaggttatggtatggacaggaataagctacggacaatgaacacaatttggattttatcgatggcaattttttaatgcacagaaataccgtgacgagatcctgaggcccattttatttattttttaagttatctgtaaccaacagatgcatatctgtattcccagccgtgaaatccatagattggggcctagtgaatttatttcaattgactgatttcctcatatgaactgtataCTTATTGTCtctgtcattttatttttgggtGATAAGTAATATGCAACGGCTAGTCAGTATTTCCCCTGGGATTTCTTTCAGCATCGGTGGCAAGGGTAGCTAAATGAATCACTACATGTAGTGGCATTTAGTCTAGATACATTCTCTTAGCTCTAGTTTGATTATATGATGTTTAGTTGACTTCTGATGTACGCAATGGCTTGGGATTGTTGGGATTGCAGATAGCCGGCAGTAGCACAAGAAAAGGGAAATAATATATTTGAATTGGGACTCGTGAGCTCCACTCCACTTGAATGGAGCTTGCATTTCCTTTTGATATGTGCACTTATCGGGAGTCGAATGTATCTAGACAGCTGAACCTTTAGTGTAGGCTAATTACATTAGGTGGATCTTGTATTTTATGCACTTTCACAGTAATGTCAAAAAAGTCACTAGTGAGCTACCAGAAAGTAGGGAGCGCTTACCCTTGCAGTGAGAGCCACTCATCCATAAACATGGGATGCATTTCTGTTTCGATACAGGAGCTCCACACAAATGATCACATTCACTTCGTGTCCAAGCTCTGTGGATTCAGGAAATGTCCTCCGAAACCGTCAGTTAGCGGATCATGGTGGCTACTGGCTACTTTGTTGAGGTTTGTCAACCGTTTTTGTAAAATGAACCTTTATTTCAAAAGCATTAGAATCCTAATTTTGTCACTCACTGCTACTATTGGCTACTTCTCCTGTTCTACACCAAATCCCTTGCTGACGATGTTGAGGTAATGTATGGATATCCATCTATGGCTGGGCTTCTAGAAGTGTACATCCAAGATTTATATACTCATAGATTTGTCTTGATTTAAGAGTCAGGAGCTATATTTTGTCTGAAATACCTATAATTGGCAAGAAGTTTCAGTCTGTAGTCAGGGAAGCCCAACTGAACCACAGTTGACCACTTTGGTTTACATTTCAACAACATAGTCTTCTTTATTTTCTCACTTATCTTGTCTGTTTCATTTTACTGTCTTATTTGTTCAATCAAGTCCTCACAAATCAGGGGAAGTAAATGGGAGTAAACTTTTGGCTCAACTTTTTGTGTTTGTTACTTCCACACTATTCTCTCTTACTGTCCCTTTGGTTTGCTTATCTTTGAAAAAACTCAATTAGCTTGGAGTGATGTTGTCCTCATGATCAGATCTTCCTCTACTTCCGCTCCCTCACTTCACTCTTCATTCTCGCACCTTTCTcacgcctcttctctctctctcctttctctctctctctctcctttctctctctctctttctctttctctttctctttgtgcAGGTGAGGTCAGTAGTTCTCTGAGCTGTGAGCTGAGGCAGGCCCAAGAGGAGAGTCTCCAGTCTCTCATCAGGAGCAGCCAAGCCAATACACAGCAACAGCTTGTTCAGGGTTCGGGTCGTCACTCCATACAGA
Protein-coding regions in this window:
- the LOC111976349 gene encoding methyl-CpG-binding domain protein 5 isoform X1; translation: MNRTKEGLCAEGKPPPAEVPIGWQRRITHSGVVYISPSGLVLACLEQVKSYLLTDGTCKCGLECPLIIHKIFNFDTGAAVKQRTAEDARADANVTKLCIHKRKVITVATLHRSMESPHPALASQGVGTGAAAMGPLSHQAIRNNMHNGPPNSVALDGRNPNKTGMSVSGQQYYNHELGSPPQRDLYLGYSRTRLGGSEHSSQQRSPYHSRHRVLLSPSSSTSCCSQHYGDRVPSPRTEPLGSPDPNMLGFHGACSPGSVHMNGDRFTRLSPPSILHHGSPSASQPSCAMSGRTNVPNSPAVNAKSLNMQKPSCSFPHDFQHKPQPACHPQSHFSLSQLPPCILQKKQVTSEKDPLGILDPIPSNAPSQGPLVPNISGLQHNAQSQVPPMNVNIPPASVPLPSNLPLPTGKSGPVGHGHRVQHPPTLSSASSSPIMSSAHMAGPVLAKVESPHRSRCLSSSSEHGSFAHPTGLQVPCGVSKPLPRSSQASSGSPRPAMPRSSAYKMDKLHHLNDTPNQLPGGMNIGLSRHPNSMYRPAPGSDSILQKNHSVGMPLNQMLDQQNPASFPASSLLSAAAKAQLVNQNKHTDSTLDANAEARSGSSLGHPGLVGGGRGRNLDGHSTLNQRYLPNPGPLASEFQSGRAALRDKLMGMVQQREANRKRKLSSDGSSGGINNDRAFDVLKHPMGGSGSSSSSFPETLRRMLQQGCLPPNTSMAQLLQSMSHQSAHNGPSHVGQSPPRSGKSPFLEEALPQMSTLQQSLQGHHIQGRAKIRGFQNMNSEGQISGQDLNMEQFNRPMNQMQDPALTGNFEVLGYNGGQHAAMGSMQGNPNPHQQQQFGLYQKPSQAQGNPQIRGRAGLPPMMSNGGVQALSESGEVSSSLSCELRQAQEESLQSLIRSSQANTQQQLVQGSGRHSIQSQQLHRFQSQGSHPVAPLPGGAASNPMNSLLQSFQVDLPETIPLPNRTMMSRPGMMSMSQPGAPCLQEGHQEYQAAQDLSGGGGEVIDTIHRAAMGTASKSTFNVITSTGASGTFAASVFGEPVDLSHAANSVIHGPLRSYQEPVPEPRHQPKVGRPRKKTPDRNNSFSPVAMEAPARFHSPRHGAQRRQWDGQAEGQEQAGLWRNDKLLQPLSLAQSRNGTYPERPKSQAQVHLGPQDQTTLHFPSHLYAHMNGNGRVLTSGRQHSRHPGLSPGSSSVPPEGLFTKDYSHYNEHLNGQLNGNHYNGHYNGHLNGSLSGEEDLRPGDSPSSSEGLPLHHKPRTPAHYPGDLLWGQGKGFPPWPGKIGSEGHMYSPGMVNDMQGKVESEKIQRTLTEDLDTLHKANKITRNGRKWNNHLEAAIQEAMCELDKMTGNISQRDRQVKTTKPKRRKISR